In Ruminococcaceae bacterium R-25, one genomic interval encodes:
- a CDS encoding leucyl-tRNA synthetase, translating into MSYSIETDKKWQAKWAETELYKFNPDAEGKKLYCLEMFSYPSGANLHLGHWYNYSLTDSWARFKHMQGYNLFHPMGFDSFGLPAENYAIKTGIHPQDSTLKNIDTMEKQLQAMGTTVDWDYEVKTCMPDYYRWNQWFFIELYKRGLAYRKNAPVNWCPSCKTVLANEQVVDGACERCHTEVVRKNMTQWFFKITEYAQELLDDLPKLDWPEKTKKLQKNWIGRSEGAQVALYVEKNGERLTNEDGSPMKLEVFTTRVDTFMGITYVVIAPESELCAKLTTDECRDAVEAYRQATAKVNEIDRMSTTREKTGVFTGAYAIHPLNGRRVPIWAADYVVAGYGTGVVMAVPSHDERDYDFAHKYGLDIIRVIQPEKGVDSDLPYCEKKGYLTNSGEFDGMEMHDAQKAIVAKLSEIGMGEWKVNYRLRDWLISRQRYWGTPIPMVHCPSCGVVPVPEEELPVLLPYDVEFTPDGESPLAKCESFMNCKCPKCGGDARRDPDTMDTFVDSSWYQFRYPDNKNDKEMFSKDKINKFCPVDKYVGGAEHACMHLLYARFFTKAMRDMGMLDFDEPFTSLVHQGTILGPDGQKMSKSRGNTVAPDDYISKYGSDVFRTYLGFGFAYIEGGPWADSGLQAIVKFFRRIETCVADCAGATSSSVPAKADMTAADKELNYAINYAIKSSTADIEKFQFNTPIARMMELLNAITKYSQDVTAKPEFKRYATEKLVLMLAPFAPHFTEELWCEVLGNGYSVYNQKWPECDESALVKDEIEIAVQINGKVQFKVNIPAEADQAAVEAIVNADERLAGALNGRSIVKFIYVKGRIANIVAK; encoded by the coding sequence ATGAGTTACTCAATTGAGACAGACAAGAAGTGGCAGGCAAAATGGGCTGAAACAGAGCTCTACAAGTTCAATCCCGATGCAGAGGGAAAGAAGCTATACTGCCTTGAAATGTTCTCCTACCCGTCCGGCGCTAACCTTCACTTAGGTCACTGGTACAACTACTCGCTAACAGACTCCTGGGCAAGGTTTAAGCACATGCAGGGCTATAACCTCTTCCACCCCATGGGATTCGACTCTTTCGGACTCCCTGCTGAGAACTATGCGATCAAGACAGGCATCCATCCTCAGGATTCCACTCTCAAGAACATAGACACGATGGAGAAGCAGCTCCAGGCAATGGGCACTACAGTAGACTGGGACTATGAGGTCAAGACATGCATGCCCGACTACTACAGATGGAACCAGTGGTTCTTCATCGAACTCTACAAGAGAGGACTTGCTTACCGTAAGAATGCACCTGTTAACTGGTGTCCTTCATGCAAGACCGTTCTTGCTAACGAGCAGGTCGTAGACGGCGCTTGCGAGAGATGCCACACAGAAGTTGTACGTAAGAACATGACACAGTGGTTCTTCAAGATCACTGAATATGCACAGGAACTTTTGGATGACCTCCCGAAGCTCGACTGGCCTGAAAAGACAAAGAAGCTCCAGAAGAACTGGATCGGCAGATCAGAAGGCGCTCAGGTTGCCCTCTATGTCGAAAAGAACGGCGAGCGTCTTACAAATGAAGACGGTTCTCCCATGAAGCTCGAAGTATTCACTACCAGAGTCGATACATTCATGGGTATCACATATGTAGTTATCGCACCTGAGTCAGAGCTCTGCGCTAAGCTTACTACTGACGAGTGCCGTGATGCTGTTGAGGCTTACCGCCAGGCAACAGCAAAGGTAAACGAGATCGACCGTATGTCCACAACGCGTGAGAAGACGGGCGTATTCACAGGCGCTTATGCTATTCATCCTTTGAACGGCAGAAGAGTTCCGATCTGGGCAGCAGATTATGTTGTTGCAGGTTACGGTACAGGCGTTGTCATGGCAGTTCCTTCACACGATGAGAGAGACTATGATTTCGCTCACAAGTACGGCCTCGACATCATCCGCGTTATCCAGCCTGAAAAGGGTGTTGATTCCGATCTTCCTTACTGCGAGAAGAAGGGTTACCTCACAAACTCCGGCGAGTTTGACGGAATGGAGATGCACGATGCACAGAAGGCAATCGTTGCAAAGCTTTCCGAGATCGGCATGGGCGAATGGAAGGTCAACTACAGACTCAGAGACTGGCTCATCTCACGTCAGAGATATTGGGGAACACCTATCCCGATGGTTCACTGCCCTTCATGCGGCGTTGTACCTGTACCCGAAGAAGAGCTTCCTGTTCTTCTCCCCTACGATGTAGAGTTCACACCCGACGGTGAGAGCCCTCTTGCAAAGTGCGAATCATTCATGAACTGCAAGTGCCCCAAGTGCGGCGGCGATGCAAGACGTGACCCTGATACAATGGATACTTTCGTAGACTCTTCCTGGTATCAGTTCAGATACCCTGATAACAAGAACGACAAGGAAATGTTCTCCAAGGATAAGATCAACAAGTTCTGCCCTGTTGACAAGTATGTCGGCGGCGCTGAGCACGCATGCATGCACCTGCTCTATGCAAGATTCTTCACAAAGGCTATGCGTGACATGGGTATGCTCGATTTCGACGAACCTTTCACAAGCCTCGTTCACCAGGGCACTATCCTCGGACCTGACGGCCAGAAGATGAGTAAGTCCAGAGGCAACACAGTTGCACCTGACGACTACATCAGCAAGTACGGTTCAGACGTATTCAGAACATACTTAGGATTCGGCTTCGCATATATCGAGGGCGGTCCTTGGGCAGATTCAGGACTCCAGGCTATCGTTAAGTTCTTCAGAAGAATTGAAACATGCGTTGCAGACTGCGCAGGCGCAACATCTTCTTCTGTTCCCGCTAAGGCTGACATGACAGCTGCAGATAAGGAACTCAACTACGCTATCAACTACGCTATCAAGAGTTCTACAGCTGATATCGAGAAGTTCCAGTTCAATACTCCTATCGCACGTATGATGGAGCTCTTGAACGCTATCACTAAGTACAGTCAGGACGTAACAGCTAAGCCTGAGTTCAAGCGTTATGCAACAGAGAAGCTCGTACTCATGCTCGCACCCTTCGCTCCTCACTTCACAGAAGAACTCTGGTGCGAAGTATTGGGCAACGGTTATTCCGTATACAACCAGAAGTGGCCTGAGTGCGATGAATCCGCTCTCGTTAAGGATGAGATCGAGATCGCAGTCCAGATCAACGGTAAGGTTCAGTTCAAGGTCAACATCCCTGCTGAAGCTGACCAGGCCGCAGTCGAAGCAATCGTTAACGCAGACGAGAGACTCGCAGGTGCATTAAACGGCAGATCGATCGTTAAGTTCATCTACGTTAAGGGCAGGATCGCCAACATCGTTGCGAAGTAA
- a CDS encoding rod shape-determining protein MreB, which translates to MGLGMEIGVDLGTSSVLVYIRGKGIVLKEPSVVAVNSKTGKVLAVGESASLMLGRTPGIVEAIRPLREGVISDFRATEVMLKAFIGRVCTGLRATYFKPTIVVCVPSVITPVEQQAVENACRHAGAKDVFLIREPIAAAIGAGIDITKACGSMVVDIGGGTTDISVISLCEPVVDASLKVAGDKFDEAIIKHVRKRHNILIGEKTAEKLKIEIGCAYPRDEELTLDVQGRNIITGLPSTVTVSSTEMLEALEEPITQIFEAVHNVLERTPPELMADISQRGIVMTGGGAMLYGLDHMLSNRIGIDVYLAQDPVSCVVIGTGKALDMMDKFAALSDN; encoded by the coding sequence ATGGGTTTAGGCATGGAAATCGGTGTCGATCTTGGCACCAGCAGCGTTCTTGTTTACATCAGAGGTAAGGGTATCGTTCTTAAGGAACCCTCTGTTGTTGCTGTAAACAGCAAGACGGGTAAGGTCTTGGCAGTTGGTGAATCCGCTTCACTCATGCTCGGCCGTACTCCCGGTATCGTTGAAGCTATCCGTCCTCTTCGTGAAGGCGTTATTTCCGACTTCAGAGCTACAGAAGTTATGCTTAAGGCATTTATCGGCCGTGTATGCACAGGCCTTCGTGCCACATATTTCAAGCCTACGATTGTTGTATGCGTTCCTTCGGTTATCACACCCGTTGAGCAGCAGGCAGTAGAGAATGCTTGCCGTCACGCAGGTGCTAAGGACGTATTCCTCATCAGAGAGCCTATCGCTGCTGCAATCGGTGCAGGTATCGATATCACAAAGGCTTGCGGTTCAATGGTTGTAGACATCGGCGGCGGTACAACGGATATCTCCGTTATCTCCCTTTGCGAACCTGTAGTTGACGCATCCTTGAAGGTTGCAGGCGACAAGTTCGACGAAGCCATCATCAAGCACGTTCGTAAGAGACATAACATCCTCATCGGTGAGAAGACAGCAGAAAAGCTCAAGATCGAGATCGGCTGCGCTTATCCGAGAGACGAGGAGCTCACATTGGACGTTCAGGGAAGAAACATCATTACAGGTCTTCCTTCAACAGTTACAGTATCTTCTACAGAGATGCTCGAAGCATTGGAAGAGCCTATCACACAGATCTTCGAAGCAGTTCACAACGTTCTTGAGAGAACACCTCCGGAACTCATGGCTGATATCTCACAGAGAGGTATCGTTATGACAGGCGGCGGCGCTATGCTCTACGGTCTCGACCACATGTTGTCCAACAGGATCGGTATCGACGTATACCTCGCTCAGGACCCTGTTTCCTGCGTTGTTATCGGTACAGGTAAAGCGCTCGACATGATGGATAAATTTGCGGCATTAAGCGACAACTGA
- a CDS encoding transcription termination factor Rho, with the protein MDDFDNLNSKTDSDLRQIAVAFGDFTPEEAESKTRDELLMAITGAKDIGDITAVDLSEEPVPIKAAAIPEPMKSTENQKSLDELIVDVGRTARFETNELADALIKAEKKEKKVAKKVTEEAAKEPKEEKKTEAKAEKKPAKRTSKKAAKAEEAPAEAIPAEVPAEAKAAETPAEEPKKAEKKTAAKTKKTRTSKKKDEAPAEEAKAEEPTPVEALAAAAEAEAAVAETPAAEVPAAETPAEVKAEEKKPEQAPVQGQGKHGRSKRRKISFGPGQDTKTVETVEEAPAEGEEEKQEPELPVEIEIEGVLAINNNEGNKNDFCGFIHRNNYLPGEDDAYVPGQMIKRMGLRRGDYIKGFAIPKRGKDRYAPLKRVTEVNGIPVIENEYDNIRRRPKFESLTAIYPDERLDLETEKEDISTRIIDLFSPIGKGQRGMIVSPPKAGKTILLQKVANSITANNPDCVLIVLLIDERPEEVTDMQRNISGEVVYSTFDKRPENHVRVTELVLERAMRLVELGKDVVILLDSMTRLARAYNLTINPTGRTLSGGLDPGSLYGPKRFFGAARNIEHGGSLTILATALIETGSRMDEVIFEEFKGTGNMEVTLDRKLADRRVFPAIAVDKSGTRREDLLLTQEELDAVWLIRRRIAEADTITATNAVISFMEKTTSNKSFVLSVKKSFATD; encoded by the coding sequence ATGGACGATTTTGACAATTTGAATTCCAAGACTGATTCTGACTTGAGGCAGATAGCTGTCGCATTCGGCGATTTTACTCCCGAAGAAGCAGAATCAAAGACGAGAGACGAACTTCTCATGGCTATCACAGGAGCCAAGGATATCGGAGATATCACAGCTGTTGATCTTTCCGAAGAACCTGTTCCCATTAAGGCCGCTGCTATTCCGGAACCTATGAAGAGCACTGAGAACCAGAAGTCGTTGGACGAGCTGATCGTTGATGTCGGAAGGACCGCAAGGTTTGAGACAAACGAACTGGCTGATGCCTTGATCAAGGCAGAAAAGAAGGAGAAAAAAGTGGCTAAGAAAGTAACTGAAGAAGCTGCAAAAGAGCCCAAGGAAGAGAAGAAGACTGAAGCTAAGGCTGAAAAGAAGCCTGCTAAGCGTACTTCCAAAAAGGCCGCAAAGGCTGAAGAAGCTCCTGCTGAAGCTATCCCTGCAGAAGTACCTGCAGAGGCAAAAGCAGCAGAAACTCCCGCCGAAGAGCCCAAAAAAGCTGAAAAGAAGACTGCAGCTAAGACTAAGAAGACCAGAACTTCCAAGAAGAAGGACGAAGCTCCTGCTGAAGAAGCAAAGGCTGAAGAGCCCACACCCGTTGAGGCTTTGGCAGCTGCCGCAGAGGCAGAGGCTGCTGTAGCTGAAACACCTGCAGCTGAAGTACCTGCAGCTGAGACACCCGCTGAAGTTAAGGCTGAAGAAAAGAAGCCTGAGCAGGCTCCGGTCCAGGGACAGGGTAAGCACGGCAGATCAAAGAGAAGAAAGATCTCTTTTGGTCCCGGCCAGGATACAAAGACAGTAGAGACTGTTGAAGAAGCTCCCGCTGAAGGCGAAGAGGAGAAACAGGAACCTGAGCTTCCCGTTGAGATCGAGATCGAAGGCGTTCTCGCAATCAACAACAACGAAGGCAACAAGAATGACTTCTGCGGATTTATTCACAGAAATAACTATCTTCCAGGCGAAGACGACGCTTATGTTCCGGGCCAGATGATAAAGAGAATGGGCCTTAGAAGAGGCGACTATATCAAGGGCTTTGCGATCCCGAAGCGCGGCAAGGACAGATATGCTCCGTTAAAGCGCGTTACAGAAGTTAACGGCATTCCCGTAATCGAGAATGAATATGACAACATCAGAAGACGTCCCAAGTTCGAGAGCCTTACAGCTATCTATCCTGATGAGAGACTTGACCTTGAGACTGAGAAGGAAGACATTTCCACAAGGATCATCGACCTTTTCTCGCCTATCGGTAAGGGCCAGAGAGGTATGATCGTTTCCCCTCCGAAGGCAGGTAAGACTATCCTGCTCCAGAAGGTCGCAAATTCAATCACAGCTAACAATCCTGACTGCGTACTTATCGTGCTCCTCATCGACGAGCGTCCTGAGGAAGTTACGGACATGCAGAGAAATATTTCAGGCGAAGTCGTTTACTCCACATTCGATAAGCGCCCTGAAAACCACGTAAGAGTAACAGAACTCGTTCTAGAGAGAGCAATGAGACTCGTTGAGCTCGGCAAGGACGTTGTAATCCTCCTGGATTCCATGACAAGACTTGCAAGAGCTTATAACCTTACGATCAACCCTACAGGAAGAACCTTGTCAGGCGGTCTCGATCCGGGATCACTCTACGGACCTAAGAGGTTCTTCGGTGCTGCGCGTAACATCGAGCACGGCGGTTCCCTCACGATCCTCGCAACGGCTTTGATCGAAACGGGTTCCAGAATGGACGAAGTTATTTTCGAGGAATTCAAGGGAACAGGTAACATGGAAGTCACCTTGGACAGAAAGCTCGCCGACAGAAGAGTTTTCCCGGCTATCGCAGTCGACAAGTCCGGTACAAGAAGAGAAGACCTCCTGCTTACCCAGGAAGAACTCGATGCGGTATGGCTCATCAGAAGAAGGATCGCCGAAGCAGATACTATTACTGCCACCAATGCGGTCATCAGCTTTATGGAGAAGACCACGAGCAACAAGTCTTTCGTTCTTTCCGTAAAGAAATCTTTTGCAACCGATTGA
- a CDS encoding LSU ribosomal protein L31P, whose product MKEGIHPKTHLVTVKCACGNTFETLSTKSDLRVDICSNCHPFYTGKQKLVDTGGRVDKFKKRMEKA is encoded by the coding sequence ATGAAAGAAGGAATTCATCCTAAGACGCATCTTGTCACAGTTAAGTGCGCATGCGGCAACACATTCGAGACTCTTTCTACAAAGAGCGATCTGAGAGTTGATATCTGCTCCAACTGCCATCCGTTCTATACAGGCAAGCAGAAGCTCGTTGATACAGGCGGACGTGTTGATAAGTTCAAGAAGAGAATGGAAAAGGCTTAA
- a CDS encoding release factor glutamine methyltransferase — MTTGNEHLLDLLEQSGDDEASLDLKILKEEFSNEALEEAVKRRALGEPLAYILGYRHFYKECYKVAPGVLIPRADTEIVVETALKFLGINKMAMGDVLNVPEYGKQLSDIKFADLCTGTGCIGISIANEIVRAGGKASGYLIDISDTAAGISSDNVKSQAIRPEGIKVIKHDVLSSCPELEKLDFIVSNPPYITNKEMDELDSVVKDHEPDLALRAGDTGLDFYGPILNIAKGLLKDGGALIVEHGCEQGDAVRAIFEQGGLKNCMTIKDYGGNDRVTVGIK, encoded by the coding sequence ATGACAACTGGTAATGAACATCTTCTGGATCTGTTAGAGCAATCAGGTGACGATGAGGCATCGCTCGATCTTAAGATCCTAAAAGAAGAATTCAGTAATGAAGCTTTAGAAGAAGCTGTTAAGAGGCGCGCTTTAGGCGAGCCTCTTGCTTATATTCTGGGTTACCGCCATTTCTATAAGGAATGTTATAAGGTGGCGCCCGGTGTCCTGATCCCCAGAGCCGACACGGAGATTGTCGTTGAGACAGCACTCAAGTTTTTAGGGATCAATAAAATGGCTATGGGCGACGTTCTTAACGTGCCTGAATACGGCAAACAGCTTTCGGATATTAAGTTTGCCGACCTTTGCACAGGCACGGGCTGCATCGGTATTTCCATTGCCAATGAGATAGTAAGAGCCGGCGGTAAGGCATCAGGATATCTTATTGATATCAGCGATACAGCGGCCGGAATCTCATCTGACAATGTTAAGTCACAGGCTATAAGGCCTGAAGGTATAAAAGTAATTAAGCATGATGTTCTATCATCCTGCCCTGAACTCGAAAAGCTCGACTTCATCGTATCCAATCCTCCTTATATAACCAATAAAGAAATGGACGAATTAGACAGTGTCGTGAAAGACCACGAACCTGACTTGGCTTTGAGGGCAGGCGACACGGGTCTTGATTTTTACGGCCCTATCCTTAATATAGCCAAGGGCCTTCTTAAAGACGGCGGTGCTCTTATCGTCGAGCACGGCTGTGAGCAGGGAGATGCCGTAAGGGCTATTTTCGAGCAGGGAGGCCTCAAAAACTGCATGACGATTAAAGATTACGGTGGAAATGACAGGGTAACCGTCGGGATCAAATAA
- a CDS encoding RNA polymerase sigma-70 factor (ECF subfamily) — MDKNTAEKLYEAFYMKVFSYVMTLAKDRNDAEEITQETFFRAISTDKSFKGDSDSFTWLCAIAKNIFIDQKRHYARQDDELSEELPDMDKGLEEKLTDRETSLRIHLILHQLEEPYKEVFQLRIFGELSFAEIGSIFGKTETWARVTYHRARLKIKERMDE; from the coding sequence GTGGATAAGAATACCGCAGAAAAGCTATATGAAGCCTTTTACATGAAGGTATTCTCATACGTAATGACTCTTGCCAAGGATCGAAACGATGCCGAGGAGATTACCCAGGAAACTTTTTTCAGGGCGATATCGACTGATAAGAGCTTCAAGGGAGACAGCGACAGCTTCACATGGCTTTGTGCTATCGCAAAGAACATCTTCATCGATCAGAAACGGCATTATGCAAGACAGGATGATGAACTGTCCGAAGAGCTTCCGGATATGGATAAGGGACTGGAAGAAAAGCTTACGGACAGGGAAACATCCCTAAGGATCCATTTAATACTCCATCAGTTGGAGGAACCGTATAAGGAAGTTTTCCAACTGAGGATATTCGGCGAGTTGTCATTTGCTGAAATCGGTTCGATCTTCGGAAAGACCGAAACCTGGGCCCGGGTTACGTATCACAGAGCCAGATTAAAGATCAAGGAAAGGATGGATGAATGA
- a CDS encoding putative zinc finger protein has protein sequence MKMKYDCDLISDLLPLYKDDICSPSSKKIVEEHLSECPSCKKLLADMSDVTIDEEIVKERNEVINTQAKFFKRKSALAGSIIGLIFSIPILVCLIVNLATGAGLTWFFIVLAGILVAASLIIVPLMVPENKMFTTMAAFTGSVLLLLGIIAIYTRGSWFLVAASSTLFGLTMLFAPFIACRRPVNAYVKNNKGLAIMSAYTVTFVFMMLCIGLHVGIKAFIPMAFAISMPLVATCWAVFAIIRYLRFNACAKTGLCIVSAGVMSGLISQLANTAAVAASNTGVTYSTSSLPLMLSIGGVGILIAGIGFLIGMFKGGKKNENK, from the coding sequence ATGAAAATGAAATATGATTGTGATTTGATCTCGGATCTTCTTCCGTTATACAAAGATGATATATGCAGTCCTTCAAGCAAGAAGATAGTTGAAGAGCATCTTTCAGAATGCCCTTCATGCAAAAAGCTCTTAGCTGACATGAGCGATGTCACCATTGACGAAGAGATCGTAAAAGAAAGAAATGAAGTAATTAATACCCAGGCCAAGTTTTTTAAGAGAAAGAGCGCTTTGGCAGGCAGCATTATCGGATTGATATTCTCTATACCGATCCTCGTATGCCTCATTGTAAACCTTGCAACAGGAGCAGGACTTACATGGTTCTTTATAGTTCTTGCAGGAATCCTTGTAGCAGCATCTTTGATCATCGTGCCGCTCATGGTGCCGGAGAATAAGATGTTCACGACAATGGCAGCTTTTACCGGAAGCGTTCTGCTTCTCCTCGGAATCATCGCCATCTACACAAGAGGCAGCTGGTTCTTAGTAGCAGCTTCGTCTACACTCTTCGGACTGACTATGCTTTTCGCGCCGTTTATCGCATGCAGAAGACCTGTAAATGCTTATGTTAAGAACAACAAGGGACTTGCGATCATGAGCGCATACACAGTAACGTTCGTCTTCATGATGCTCTGCATTGGTCTTCATGTCGGAATCAAGGCGTTCATACCTATGGCATTTGCAATCTCTATGCCTCTGGTAGCAACATGCTGGGCGGTCTTCGCGATCATCAGATATCTTAGATTCAATGCATGTGCCAAGACAGGACTTTGCATTGTATCTGCAGGCGTTATGTCAGGCTTGATTTCACAGCTTGCAAATACTGCAGCTGTAGCAGCATCCAATACTGGCGTCACATACTCAACATCATCGCTGCCTCTCATGCTTTCAATCGGCGGCGTAGGAATCTTAATTGCCGGAATCGGCTTCTTAATCGGAATGTTTAAGGGAGGAAAAAAGAATGAAAACAAGTAA
- a CDS encoding putative adhesin, translated as MKTSKLAAGAMALIVPATVCLTGCSFGVFNTMNYRYDNADKYEAGNREIDDKITRINLDYASGNVTVKGTDADSVSVKERVNKDIDEDHQVHTWVDGNTLYIRYCVSKDMIIFSGIEKSLEVTIPEAQNLNDFVINVSSGDVVLDNFTTDSLNSHASSGNTRIDCSARVIEHKSSSGNVELAQKGNADSVKVKLSSGNLVLDQEGDLDSLDIDSSSGKIEVHQKGTVNKARIHSSSGGAKAYMGTVNELTIEVSSGPIVLSADEVKTLNTKASSGHSDIKLDKAPATSRIECSSGGIDVSIPEDSDITVHVKISSGEFDYELPFVKDGKDYINGNGTNDMEIHCSSGDVGFHKI; from the coding sequence ATGAAAACAAGTAAATTAGCAGCAGGAGCAATGGCTCTTATCGTACCCGCAACAGTTTGTCTCACAGGTTGTTCTTTCGGTGTGTTCAATACGATGAATTACAGATACGATAACGCAGATAAGTATGAAGCAGGAAACCGTGAGATCGACGATAAGATCACAAGGATCAATCTCGATTATGCTTCTGGCAATGTAACTGTTAAGGGAACAGATGCTGATTCGGTTTCAGTAAAGGAAAGAGTAAACAAGGACATCGACGAGGACCATCAGGTTCATACATGGGTTGACGGCAATACTCTTTATATCAGATACTGCGTTTCCAAGGACATGATCATCTTTTCCGGCATCGAAAAGAGCCTTGAGGTAACCATTCCTGAAGCACAGAACCTTAACGACTTTGTTATCAACGTTTCTTCCGGAGACGTTGTACTGGACAACTTTACGACAGATTCACTTAATTCCCACGCTTCATCAGGAAATACAAGGATCGATTGTTCTGCCAGGGTAATTGAGCATAAGTCTTCTTCGGGTAATGTAGAACTTGCTCAGAAGGGAAATGCCGATTCCGTTAAGGTTAAGCTTTCATCCGGAAATCTTGTTCTCGATCAGGAAGGTGACCTCGATTCTTTAGATATAGATTCATCTTCAGGCAAGATCGAAGTACACCAGAAAGGCACGGTAAATAAAGCCAGGATCCATTCTTCTTCCGGCGGCGCAAAGGCCTACATGGGTACTGTAAATGAACTTACTATCGAGGTAAGTTCCGGCCCGATCGTACTTAGCGCTGACGAAGTAAAGACCCTTAATACAAAGGCTTCAAGCGGTCATTCCGATATCAAGCTCGATAAGGCTCCTGCTACGTCAAGGATCGAATGCAGCTCCGGCGGAATCGACGTAAGCATTCCTGAAGATTCCGATATCACGGTTCATGTAAAGATCTCGAGCGGTGAATTCGACTATGAGCTTCCTTTCGTAAAGGACGGCAAGGATTACATTAACGGCAATGGCACCAATGACATGGAGATCCACTGCTCATCCGGCGATGTAGGATTTCATAAGATCTAA
- a CDS encoding Cys-tRNA(Pro)/Cys-tRNA(Cys) deacylase codes for MAQFKKTNAMRILDKAGIDYTYEEYEYDENDLDGHHVAEYLGIPYEEVFKTLTCVSDKGEYLVFCISVDDEIDLKKAAVLAGVKRVDMIHVKDLLNVTGYIRGGCSPIGMKKQYRTFIDEMAELIDNICVSAGQRGVQLRLKPEDLISFTNAVVGDFAVRS; via the coding sequence ATGGCACAGTTCAAAAAGACGAATGCAATGAGGATCTTAGATAAAGCAGGGATCGATTATACATATGAAGAATACGAATACGACGAAAATGACTTAGACGGTCATCACGTCGCAGAATACCTTGGAATTCCTTACGAGGAAGTCTTTAAGACGCTGACCTGCGTTTCCGATAAGGGCGAATACCTTGTTTTCTGCATCTCGGTGGATGACGAGATCGATCTTAAGAAAGCGGCAGTTTTAGCAGGCGTTAAGAGAGTCGACATGATCCATGTAAAAGACCTCCTGAACGTCACAGGCTATATCAGAGGCGGATGTTCTCCCATCGGAATGAAGAAGCAGTACAGGACCTTTATTGATGAGATGGCTGAGCTCATAGACAACATCTGTGTAAGCGCAGGGCAGAGGGGTGTTCAGTTAAGGCTTAAGCCCGAAGATCTCATTTCATTTACTAATGCCGTAGTCGGTGATTTTGCCGTGCGTTCCTAA